The following proteins come from a genomic window of Oricola thermophila:
- a CDS encoding PAS domain S-box protein, translated as MAESGTNHSFIDIAAWDGIREHFLSGRPLAVFSEDLETLLWANGRAASLFGFSSIGEFEIEGPDGMGTALRQLRSAASRTDAGSPVRTMLRITSGMSSRLVGAELQRIPGHDGTPCIKVLIDSDGPDESECDTAMAAISGLKEEGAGAAIVDGDGRLLAADSLFAGFSIPEDKIGALVRDVRHEEDRLVKRLLTPSPATPVAIAIARLTDMPARHLVMAVPAADEARPAEKRVLPEAHDATEHGEPADETVSLAAEVQTPVAEAPEAARLPDDAQATRLVSFEPDFEAVRGPVRFVWKTDSNGRFTDISPEFGAAVGPNAADIVGRTFEDVARVFELDPSGEISASLTRRDTWSGKSVMWPVQGTAYRVPVDLAALPSYNRDREFEGYRGFGIVRMGERREDPEGLGLTLTVAQAEAASGDEAGDRKTESAEAIAPQEPERPEDDPREQEADTAVTHDAEAPQAASPSQPDHEGDKVIDLASKRRGNAPGEALNANEEAAFRQIGDLLGWARTMPDAREPQPDEPDEMPETDPPLAESPQSREDDYIAACEDDAQTDLQPDVPVSEGDGESAPGAEVPEDAAEARDTGTGEEADPAADEHHYIPSAFATGHEPESADDRGDLTPSFLDDLPLPVLIHRDDEALYVNEAFAGMSGYETPDALNRAGGIDALFNGETGGDGMLCLNATDGSTVTARAHMQAIQWGGRTALLFVFEPREQSAGTDDLPADAGVSEAEELRAILDTASDGVVVLTAEGVIRSVNASASALFGYSGEELEGKSFAILFAQESQAAALDYLHGLSHNGVASVLNEGLEVLGREKNGGFLPLFMTIGRLETSNGFCAVVRDITAWKQTEQALREAQRNAENASTQKTEFLAKISHEIRTPLNAIIGFSELMAEERFGPIGNERYKSYLADINKSGKYVLDLVNDLLDISKIEAGKQELEFESVSLNEAVSEAVAMIQPQANRNRIIVRSSLDEDLPDVVADARSLKQIVLNILSNSVRFTHSGGQVIISTCYNARSEVVLRIKDTGIGMSAKEIETALQPFQQVASLGRARGDGTGLGLPLTKALVEANRAEFAIQSEPGRGTAVEIVFPPSRVLAS; from the coding sequence ATGGCAGAATCCGGGACGAACCACTCGTTCATCGACATCGCCGCGTGGGACGGCATTCGCGAGCACTTCCTGTCCGGACGTCCCCTCGCCGTGTTCTCGGAAGACCTGGAGACATTGCTCTGGGCGAACGGCCGCGCGGCCAGCCTGTTCGGCTTCTCCTCGATCGGCGAGTTCGAGATCGAGGGTCCGGACGGAATGGGCACGGCACTGCGCCAGTTGCGCTCCGCGGCAAGCCGGACGGATGCCGGAAGCCCCGTCCGCACGATGCTGCGCATTACCTCCGGCATGAGCAGCCGGCTGGTCGGCGCGGAACTGCAGCGCATTCCCGGTCATGACGGGACGCCCTGCATCAAGGTGTTGATCGACAGCGACGGTCCCGACGAAAGCGAATGCGACACCGCCATGGCGGCGATTTCCGGCCTGAAGGAAGAGGGGGCAGGAGCGGCCATCGTCGACGGCGACGGCAGGCTGCTTGCCGCAGACTCCCTGTTCGCCGGCTTCTCCATCCCGGAAGACAAGATCGGGGCCTTGGTCCGCGATGTGCGCCACGAGGAAGACAGGCTGGTCAAGCGCCTGCTGACGCCGAGCCCGGCAACGCCAGTTGCCATCGCGATCGCGCGGCTGACCGACATGCCGGCGCGGCACCTCGTCATGGCGGTTCCTGCAGCCGACGAAGCCCGGCCGGCGGAAAAACGGGTCCTCCCGGAAGCGCATGACGCGACGGAGCATGGCGAGCCTGCCGATGAAACCGTGTCACTCGCCGCTGAGGTTCAGACACCCGTCGCGGAAGCTCCGGAAGCTGCACGGCTTCCTGATGACGCGCAAGCTACGAGGCTCGTTTCCTTCGAGCCGGATTTCGAGGCCGTGCGCGGACCGGTGCGGTTCGTCTGGAAAACGGATAGCAACGGCCGCTTCACCGACATTTCCCCCGAGTTCGGCGCCGCCGTCGGTCCCAATGCCGCCGATATCGTCGGACGGACCTTCGAGGATGTGGCCCGCGTCTTCGAACTCGATCCTTCGGGCGAGATCAGCGCCTCGCTGACGCGCCGCGACACATGGTCGGGCAAAAGCGTCATGTGGCCCGTCCAGGGAACCGCCTATCGGGTTCCCGTCGACCTGGCCGCCCTGCCCTCCTACAACCGGGATCGCGAATTCGAGGGCTACCGCGGCTTCGGCATCGTTCGCATGGGCGAGCGCAGGGAAGACCCGGAGGGACTTGGCCTCACGCTGACCGTCGCACAGGCCGAGGCGGCTTCCGGCGACGAAGCCGGGGATCGGAAGACGGAAAGCGCGGAAGCGATCGCGCCGCAGGAACCGGAACGGCCCGAGGACGATCCACGGGAACAGGAGGCCGACACCGCGGTAACCCATGACGCCGAGGCGCCACAGGCCGCGTCACCGTCGCAACCGGATCACGAAGGCGACAAGGTAATCGACCTCGCCTCCAAGCGCCGCGGCAATGCGCCGGGCGAGGCGCTGAACGCGAACGAAGAAGCCGCGTTCCGCCAGATCGGCGACCTGCTCGGCTGGGCAAGGACCATGCCCGACGCCCGGGAACCGCAACCGGACGAGCCGGATGAGATGCCGGAAACCGATCCACCGCTCGCCGAGTCGCCGCAATCTCGCGAAGACGACTACATCGCCGCCTGCGAGGACGACGCGCAGACCGATCTTCAGCCGGATGTCCCGGTTTCCGAAGGTGACGGCGAAAGCGCCCCCGGCGCGGAAGTACCGGAAGATGCTGCGGAGGCGCGGGACACGGGCACCGGTGAAGAAGCGGATCCGGCGGCGGACGAACACCATTACATTCCTTCCGCATTCGCGACCGGCCACGAGCCCGAAAGCGCGGATGATCGCGGCGACCTGACGCCAAGCTTCCTCGACGACCTGCCCCTGCCGGTCCTGATCCACCGGGACGACGAGGCGCTCTATGTCAACGAGGCCTTTGCAGGGATGAGCGGCTACGAAACTCCCGACGCCCTCAATCGAGCGGGCGGGATCGACGCGCTGTTCAACGGCGAGACCGGCGGCGACGGCATGCTCTGCCTGAACGCCACCGACGGCTCGACCGTGACAGCGCGCGCGCACATGCAGGCCATTCAATGGGGCGGCAGAACGGCACTGCTGTTCGTCTTCGAGCCGCGCGAACAGTCCGCCGGAACAGACGACCTGCCGGCAGACGCCGGCGTTTCGGAAGCGGAGGAACTGCGGGCCATCCTCGACACCGCGTCGGACGGCGTCGTGGTCCTGACGGCGGAAGGGGTTATCCGTTCCGTCAACGCGTCCGCCTCCGCGCTTTTCGGCTATTCCGGCGAGGAACTTGAGGGAAAGAGCTTCGCCATCCTGTTTGCCCAGGAAAGCCAGGCGGCCGCGCTCGACTACCTGCACGGCCTCTCCCACAACGGGGTGGCCAGCGTGCTCAACGAGGGACTGGAGGTTCTCGGCCGGGAAAAGAACGGCGGATTCCTGCCGCTGTTCATGACGATCGGCCGGCTCGAGACCTCGAACGGCTTCTGCGCGGTGGTGCGGGACATCACCGCATGGAAGCAGACCGAGCAGGCGCTTCGCGAGGCCCAGCGGAACGCCGAAAACGCATCGACACAGAAGACCGAGTTTCTCGCCAAGATCAGTCACGAAATCCGCACCCCGCTCAACGCGATCATCGGATTCTCCGAACTGATGGCGGAAGAGCGCTTCGGACCGATCGGAAACGAGCGCTACAAGAGCTACCTCGCCGACATCAACAAGAGCGGCAAATATGTGCTCGATCTGGTCAACGACCTGCTCGACATCTCGAAGATCGAGGCCGGAAAGCAGGAACTGGAATTCGAAAGCGTGTCGCTGAACGAGGCGGTGAGCGAAGCCGTCGCGATGATCCAGCCGCAGGCCAACCGCAACCGCATCATCGTGCGCTCTTCGCTGGACGAGGATCTTCCGGACGTGGTCGCAGATGCGCGCAGCCTCAAGCAGATCGTGCTCAACATCCTGTCCAACTCGGTGCGGTTCACCCACTCCGGCGGACAGGTAATCATCAGCACCTGCTACAATGCGCGAAGCGAGGTCGTCCTGCGGATCAAGGATACCGGCATCGGTATGTCGGCCAAGGAAATCGAGACGGCATTGCAGCCGTTCCAGCAGGTAGCATCGCTTGGCCGGGCGCGCGGCGACGGTACAGGGCTCGGCCTGCCGCTGACGAAGGCGCTGGTCGAGGCGAACCGCGCGGAATTCGCCATCCAGTCGGAACCCGGACGCGGCACTGCGGTGGAGATCGTCTTCCCGCCGTCGCGGGTGCTGGCGAGCTGA